The genomic window CACATATGTAACTTCCAGAACCAACGCGGCACAGGGGTTGCCCACCAGAGTGGCATCCAAAACAGCGCCGCTATGAGGATAAGGCCCACCACGAAGCCAATAACCCACCACGCTGCCCTGCTCGTGGGGCGCGAGTCGACCAGCGTGGGCAGCAGCTCATGTGGGCCGGAGGGGAAGGGGCCAATGAGGTTGTTTGACGGTGGGCGTATGAACCGTGCAGGGCCAAGAATGCGGGTTGCCCAACCCACCCCAAACGCGAGCGCGAGCGCCACGAAGGGCAGGAACGAGATGGCATAAAACTGGTAGATCGTGCGGTTGAGGTAGAGGAACCACGGCGCGTACATCGCCAGATATCCGGCGAGGATGGCCCAGGCACGCCAGTCACGGCGGCGGATTGCTGCCCACAGCACCACCACCAGTGCGAGTGCACCAATCCACCAGACGAAGGGGTTGCCCACGGAGGTAATCGCCAGCACGCAATCGTCGCTGGGGCAGGAGTCAACGGTGACATCCTCCCCGGCGCGCCAGAAGAAGGACACCGGGCGGAACTGGATGATCCATGCCCACGGCTGACTTTGGTAGGTGTGCGGTGAGGATAGCCCGCGGTGGAATTCCATGGAAGCTTGATGCCAATGGATGAAGGAATTAACTACGTCGGGCGCCCAAGGCAAGGGCAGCTCGGATGGATGTTGGGCGGCCCATTGGCGATCCCAACCAATTGGATGGGCAAACCACGAGAACCACGAAGCGACGTAAACAGCAATCGCCGTAGGGACGAGCTGGAAGAACGCAGGTATGCCCTCCCGCCACACTCCCGCTCCGAACCATAAGCGTGCGCCTATAGCTTTGCGGGCTGCCGCGCCCCAGAAGAAAACCATGAGGCCAAAGACCGCAATCGCATAGGCGCCTGACCATTTCACACCGCACGCCAAGCCGAGGAAAACACCGGCCAGAACGAGCCAGGGGCGGGCCAGAACCCGCGGCCCCCAGCGCATCGGGCGAAGGGGGACGGCTGCAGCTGACATGGGGGCACCCGATTGGGCGACGCGTTCAGCCAGCCGTGTACGGGTAAATGCGCGATCGCGCAGAATCGCCCAGAAGGCGGCGAGGACGAAGAACATAAGCATGTTATCGAGCAGGCCGGTGCGGGCCATCGTGATCCCCATGCCGTCCAGGGCCATCGCAAGTCCGGCGATGGCTGCGAGCGTAACTGAGTGGAAGAGATGGAGTGCCACGCGAACTAGTAGCATGACGGCAACGACGCCAAGGATCGCGGTGGTGGCACGCCAACCAAAGCCGTTGTCGTCGCCAAAAATACGCATACCTATGCCCATGAGCCATTTGCCAAAAGGCGGATGCACCCACCGGTCAGGCTTATCCTCGAGGGCGGAAAGATCTCCCATGACGAACAGGTCGTTTTGGTTGTCACCTTCCCAGTTGCGTTCGTAGCCGAAATTCAGCAGGGAATAAGCACCCTTGACGTAATAGGTCTCATCGAAGACCATCGCATGCGGATGGTTGAGCCGAGGTAGACGGGTGAGTGTAGCGACTAGACCAGCAATGGCCGTGACAATCCAGCCGTACAGCCTAATCTGCGTAGGCAGAGTTGCCCCCTTGGGCAGCAGGCCGAGCCGAGCCCGGATATCATTTTCGTCGCGCGTTGTTACGTTCATGTTCACCCTAACAGTCTACTTTTCTCCTCCGACAAAATTGCACGGCCAGTTTCCATCGGCAAAGGAGTTCTGGGAGCATAGGCATATGGCTGTTGAGATGACGGATGAACGTTTTGAAGAGCTCGTGGGCGAGGCACTAGACGAGCTTCCCGAACAGTTCGCCTCCCAATTGGAAAATCTGGTCTTCCTCGTGGCCGATGAGCCAAGCGAGGAGCAGCTCAAGGAATCTCACGGTGAAGACCTTCTCGGCCTCTACGAGGGCATTGCCCTCACAGATAACGACTTTTTCGGCATCGCCGAACCTAACCGGATCTGGATCTTCCGTGGTCCCACTTTGCGCATGTGCGAGACCGAAGAAGAGGTGGCCGAGGAAGTGATGGTGACGGTTTTTCACGAGGTCGCCCATCATTTCGGCATCGATGAAGACCTGTTGTGGGAGACTGGCTGGGCATAAAAAATGCGGACCTCTTTGTCCGCCTTCTTCATCCGGTTGTGCCGGGTTATTTATCGTCCGAGGATCTCGTCCCTGACCGCCTGCTCGTGTGCACGCGCTTCGGTCATGTAGGCGTTTGAACGCTCAGACTTGCTACTTGCAAAGATGTTCCATGCAATCGCCATGATGTTTCTCCTTATTTAGTTGTCATATGAAGCCACTTTCTCGGCTTCGTGATCGCTTTGACCACTTCCTATTCTACACGCGGACTGTAAGGGTATGAAAAAAGTTGCTGAGCCTCACACTCCCATTCGAGGCGAGATCGGCATGTAGGCTGGAGCCATGATCGTGCTTGCAGCAACACCCTTGGGAAATGACGCTGACGCCTCTCCACGCCTGCGCTCGGAGCTCGAAGGCGCGGATCTTATCGCCGCCGAAGACACCCGCCGCCTGCTCAATCTCGCCGGCCGTCTCGGCCTCACTCTTCGCGCGAAGGTTACGCCCTATCACGAGCACAATGAGTCGGAAGCTGCACCTCAGCTCCTTGAAGCCGCCCGGTCTGGCCGACGAGTCGTTGTGGTCACGGATGCTGGCATGCCATCCGTTTCCGACCCCGGCTATCGCCTCGTCTCCCGCGCCGCGACCGAAAGTGTGCCGGTAACCGTAGTGCCGGGGCCGTCTGCGGTGCTGACGGCACTCGCCCTGTCTGGCCTTGCCTCCGACCGCTTCACTTTCGAAGGTTTCCCACCGCGCAAGGATGGCGAGCAGCGTACCTACTTCGCCTCGCTTGCCGCCGAGCCGCGTACGATGATTTTCTTCGAGTCGCCGCGTCGCCTCGCTGGTACGCTCGCTACCATGCACGATGCCCTCGGCCCGGACCGCCGCGCCGCTGTTTGCCGTGAGTTGACCAAGACTTTCGAGGAGGTCAAGCGCGGATCTTTGGCTGAACTTGTTGGTTGGGCAACCGATATCCGAGGTGAGATCACCGTCGTCGTGGAGGGAGCACCAGCCCGGATCAACGATGCTGGCCCACACGTCGCTGAGGTGCTCGCCTTGCACGAGGCTGGGTTGCGCTTGAAAGATGCGGCCGCCCACGTGGCAGCGCGGGAAAATATCCGAAAAAAGGAGCTTTACGAGCTCGCGTTGGCAGCCAAATAGTGGTCTAGCGGGAATCTGTGGGACGATTTTGAACCGATCTTCGTATATACCAACATCGGTTCAAAATCGTCCCACAGATTTATGACGCGGCCGGTATAGCGCTCTGCCTACGGCTTGAAGTCGATATCCGAGAAGTCGAAGTCTTCGTCGCTTACTTCATCCGAGAAATCGACGTCTTCATCCAGGTCGATGTCGAAGTCGGAGAGGTCGTAGTCGGAGAGGTCTTCCGCCAGTTCGACTTTGTTGGCCAGGGTGTCGAGTTCCTCGAATTCGCCGTCGCTGGTCAGCTCGGCATCGGAGTCTTCGCCGTATTCGTCGCGGACGAAGTCATCTCGGTCGAGAGCGAGGCCGCGCTTTGGTTCGTCGGTTCGGAAGTCCGCGGCACCCCATTCGTCATCTTCGAGGTCGTCGGCAAGGCCGTCTCCGTCGAGGTCATTGTTGGCCAGGTCGTCCCAGTCTTCGCGGGACCATTCAGTTTCGTCATCGTCCCAGTCGTCTGCGTCCCAGGCGTCTATGCTGCTTTCGCTGGTGAGGTCGTCGAATCCGGGGATCGGCGCGTCCTCGCCCTCTTCGTAGAAGCCGAATGCTTCGTGCGAGGAGAGCTGCTCGACGCCGGCTTCGTCCATTTCGGTGCGTGCGGCTTCGCCGAGTTCTTCGCTGATGGGGACGGTAAGATCGGAGAATACGCGGACGGGCCAGCCTGCACGTAGTGCGTCGAGTGCGGTTTCTTTTACGCAGTGTGATTCGGCGATGCCGGCTATGTCAATTGAGGTGATTTCGGCTGTGCGGAGGATGGTTTCGAGGGAGTCGCCGTTCTTGTTTTTGCCTTCGAAGCCGGAGTAGGCGGCTGCGTATTCGCCCTTTTTTACGGATTCGTCGAAGGGGAGGGAGGCAATGGCTTCGTGGAGCTCGGCGTCGGCTGTGCCTGCGACGCCGTGTGGAGGCCACGTGTCTATAAAGTCGGGGTTCTCGGAGAAGTGGTAGCCGGGTTCGATATGCCAGTCTTGGGTGGTGACGATGAGGTCGTATTCGTCGGCGTTGTCGGTGACGAAGTCGGCGATTCGTTCGGCGACGGCGTTGCCGCCCTTCACGCCCAGGGCGCCGCCTTCGCAGAATGTCGGTTGGACGTCGACGATGAGTAGTGCGCGATGAGTGGACATGGTTCCTCCCGTTTTGTGTGTGTGGTCAATTTTACCCGTTTGTCGGCTGTCTTGTGCCGGTGGTCATCAAGTGGAGACGGGTTGCGCTTTTGGCGCTTCGGAGGCAAAGAGAATAAGGGCATTTGAAGATTTTGTGTGCTGTGGCAGCGCGACAAATTTTAGATGACACGTGACGGCTTATGTGTGGCGTTTAATACCGACATTTAAGAATCAATGGATACGGGAGTGTTGGCATCAGGGGTCGTGGCTTTGCATGCTTATGGAAGCTAACGTAATTCGACAGCACACATGATGGAGAAAATCGTGGTTAAAAACGCACGCCTCGCGGGGGGGGGGGGGGATCGTACTCAGCCTTTTGTTGGTCTTAGCTGTGCTCTGGATTCTTTCCGCAACGGCTCATACGGCAAAGGGACTGTTTAAGGCGCATTCAAATTCCTCTTTGACGGATCTTCGGCTCGATGGAAAGCCTGCTGAATCCAGGGGCCCGGTGAGGTCTAGTTCTGAATCTGCAGATGTGGAAATTGAGATTTCCAAGGTTGCCGAGTTGGAGTGCCTGAGGTTTTTAGGTCCAGGTGATTTGAGTGTTGTCCATTGATGCCCTGCCTGTGGGTGGGGTGAATGGATGAATGGTGAAGAAGTTCAGTAAGCACACTCCTGAGCAGATTGTCGGCAAGCTGGATAAGGCGCGGGAGATGAAGGAGTCAGGTTCTACGACGGCTCAGATCCTTACCACGCTGGGGATCAGCGAGGCCACACTGAATCGGTGGCAGGTGGCGTATGGGGCGATGACCAAGAGTGAAGCTAAAGAGCTGCAGCGATTGCGTGAGGAAAACACGCGCTTGAAACGGCTGTTGGGTCAAGCAGAGCTGGCAAAAGCGGCGTGGAAAGAATTATCGCAGCGTTACTTCTAAGCTCAGTCCGCCGTCATGATGCCGTGTGGCATCTCGCCTAGCTGGGCTACTTCCAAAGGCTCGCTTGTCAGATTGTGGGGCTCTCTCGTAGTGCTTATCGGCGCGCCAGGACCGGCGATAGTGTGCCGGATAAGTACGCGGAGCTGCGTAAGTGGATGCACGAGTTCGCGAAGGATCATCGCCGGTGGGGATACCGGCGCGCCTGGAGAAACGCTCTTGCTGACGGATATGTGGTGTGCCGGGAAACCTTCCGGCGGATCTGGCGCGAAGAAGGCCTACGCGTCCTGCCTCGGAAGAAGCGCAAGCATCTGGTTGCGGCTACTCAACGTGATGTTCCTGCCGGGCAACACCCGCGCGATGTGTGGGCTTTGGATTTCCAGTTTGATTCAACCTGGCATGGCAAAACGATCAAGATCTGCAACATTATCGATGAATACACTCGCGAGCACGTGGCCTTCGCGGTCGATACGAAAATCGACGCGGGCGCCGTGATCGAGCTGCTCGATCTTGCTTGCCTTGACCAAGGCGGGCGCCCGCGGGTGATCCGGATGGATAACGGCCCCGAGTTCATCGCTTGTGCGCTCAAGGAATGGGCTGGGGAGGATGAAACGATTCAGGCGTTTATCCCGCCAGGCCAGCCCTGGCATAACGGGTATGTCGAGTCTTTCCACAACCGAATACGTGACGAACTCTGACAAGACCAACAGCATCGAGAATCTCGAACACGCACAGATGCTCGTGGCCCAGTGGTCGCGGCGCTATAATGACTTCCATCCGCATTCCTCCCTGAGCTACCTCAGTCCACAGAAATATGCCGAACAATGGAGACAAGAAAACACGGTCAACGCTTAAGCCAACTGGACCGAATTCTTAAGCCACCCCAAGTCCACACAATGATGGTTTCGTACTTCAACAACAATATTCCGTATTTTACATACCACAGCTCGAATCGTTATAGGCGAAGCCTAAAACAAGTTCTTCTTGACTGGCAGGGAGCCACTTTCTATGCCTACCGCACGTAGCCTAATCAATCTAAAAGTAGTTGTCCTAGCGGGCGTTGTTCTCGTCGCGGGCATTTTATCGATCTGGCTACTGGCGCGAGAACCTGTTTTTACTGAACACAAGAATTTAGCCGCATCTGTTATTGATGCAGCTAACGCAGGAGACCGTGACAAACTTATCAAGATAATTGGAAATCCAACTGCCGCAGACACGCTGATTGAAGATAATTTAACCCGTGATCTAACTATCGAAAAAATCGACTCAGACGGGGAAGATCTTTTCACTATTGTGGCTCAGAATTCAAAAATATCTTCGATTTCCATTTTTATGTCTCGCCAGGACGGTGGGGCGTGGTGGGCTAACATTTCTTAGCCCCGCAACGTCATTCTATCTGTTTGTCAGCACTAAAGCTCGTGTGCGAATCCGGGAATCTGTACGAACTGCACTTACTGCAGCTGGCTATAAGCCGTGGAGATTTTTGGTGTATGTGTGGGTGCGGCGTCAATCTAGCGATATTGACGACGGGGTGAGCACATCTTTAGAGGCTCGCCATGGCGATGAGTCCGCTTATTGTCTTTAGGGGGCTGGTGATCAAGGCACGGTCTACGGTTATGCCTGCACTGATACACCACAGCGTTTACCGTTGCCTCTTGTTTTAGCCCATGAGATTTGTAAGCGGCTAGATCAGGCGCGCAAGCAAGGAACCATCACTGGGATCTTTTCGGATGGTAAAGCACAAGTTTCGGTGCGCTACAACGAGATAGGCAAACCGCTATCTATCGAAACCGTTGTGGTTTCCGTCCAGCACGATAAATCCAAGGATATCGAGGTGTTGCGCCGTGAAATAACTTCGCTGATTGTTGGCCCAGCATGCCAGCCATATCTACCGGTAAGCCCGGACACGGTTGTGTTGATCAACCCGTCCGGACGGTTCGTGGAGGGCGGTCCTAAAGCTGACACTGGACTCACCGGTAGGAAGTTGATGGTTGATACCTATGGCGGGCTGGCCGGACATGGTGGTGGAGCTTTCTGTGGTAAAGATGCTTCTAAGGCTGACCGGTCGGGTGCTTATATGGCGCGGTTAATCGCGAAAACAATAGTGGATGCGGATCTTGCATCCCGGTGCCAGGTGGCGATTAGTTACGCGATTGGCAAAGCCGACCCAGTTGCTTTCAATGTGGACACGCTCGGAACCGGTCAATACACCGACGAAATAATCACGGCTGCGGCTCGAGATGTGTTCAATCTTCGTCCAGCAGCGATCATCGACCAGTTTGGGCTGCGAGCACCCGGCTATGTGCGCTATTCGACGTATGGGCATTTCGGAGATTAGAGCCTGTCAATTTGTTTGTGTAAATGGGGTTTAGATGTGGTTGTTGAATCGGTTGGGGTAGGCGATAGCTAGTTGTGCTAGGGCTTGGTTCCAGCCGATGGTTGATTGGCCCTCGATGAGTTTGCCCGGGGCTGTCTGGGCTTGTTTGCTGGCCTTGTCCTTGCGGGTGGCTCGCTCGCGGGCACGTTTGTCTTCAGTATTGATAATAGCCAGCCACAGTAATTTCATCGCCGCTTTGGTAGAAGGAAAATGGCCACGATTCTTCGTAACTTTACGTAACTGGTAATTGAGGGATTCGATAGCATTGGTCGTGTAAATGACCTTGCGAACCGCTGGCGCGAACTGTAAAAATGGTGTGAAACGCTCCCAGGCATCTTCCCAGGTCTTGACCGCTGAGGGATATTTCTTTCCTAGCTCACAACGAGCAAAAGCTTCCAGCTCCTCTTTAGCGACCTGCTCATCTGGGGCGGTGTAGATCTTACGCAGGGCTACTGAGACCGCTTTACGATCAGCGTAGGCAACGAACCTGGTGGCAGCCCGGATCAGGTGGACCACACAGGTGGGACCATCGCCTGTGGCCAGGTGGCCTCAATGGCTTCAGGTAGGCCTTTCAGACCATCGACAGCGACGATGAGAACGTCTTTGATACCGCGGTTAGCTAGCTGAGCACACACGCTCGCCAATGATGCTCCTTCGTTATCATCGATCCAGATACCAAGGACGTGCTTAATCTTGTCCATATCCACACCAATACCGATATGAGCAGCCCGGGTAGCCACCTGGTGATTTTCCCTGATCTTGATGCGGATCGCGTCAAGGAACATCACCGGATAGAACTCATCTAAAGGCCGGTTTTGCCAGGTCATGATTTCGTCTTCAACGGCGTTAGTGATCTTCGAAATCGTCTCACAGGATAACCCGGTGCCGATGGTGGTGGCCAGATGGTGTTGGATATCGCGGATCGTCATCCCCCGGCATCTAAGGAAATGATCTGCCCATCAAAACCGTCCAAACGGCGCTGGCCCTTGGCTACCAGCTTTGGTGTGAAGGTGCCAGCCCGGTCCCGAGGAATATCTACATCGATATCACCCACGCTCGAGGCCATTGTCTTCTTCGAGATCCCATTACGGCAGTTACCACTATTACGCCCGGCTGCTTCATGCTTGGCATACCCCAGATGCTCATCAAGTTCGGCTTGCAGGCCCCGCTCCAAGCCAGCCTTAACCAGCTCGTGTAAGAACCCATCAGGCCCATCCAAACGCACCTGGCCTGAATCAATAGCCTCAAAGAATCCATCAAGCTGGCCACTAGCAACCAAGCGCTGAAAAACCTCACGCCCCGAAGACGAACCCGGCTGAAAATCCTCATGTGTCATAGTCATAGTGCCTCCTATTCCAGAACCCACTTACACAAACAATCTGACACCCTCATTGCTTGCTAAGACTCAACGCTGGTGAACAGGGTGTGGGGCGGAAACGAACTCGTTTCCGCCCCACACCCTTAGGTATCACGGGGAGAGAATTTGGGTATCTCTGGCCACATCACCTGTGGACAAGTTTCGCCTATCCGCGCGGAAAGGTTAACCTTGAAGTATGTCTAAGATCCTTTCAGCTGTTGCCTGGCCGTATGCAAACGGGCCTCGCCATATTGGCCATGTGGCCGGTTTTGGTGTGCCCTCGGACGTGTTCTCTCGTTACATGCGAATGCGCGGCCATGACGTGCTGATGGTTTCTGGTACGGATGAGCACGGCACCCCGATTCTGGTGGCCGCCGACAAGGAGGGCGTGAGCCCTCAGGAGCTTGCGGATAAGAATAACCGCATCATTGTTGAAGATCTGGTCAACCTCGGCCTGTCCTATGACCTATTCACGCGCACCACCACCGCGAATCACGAGCAGGTGGTTCAGGATCTGTTCCGCGGGTGCCGCGATAACGGCTACATGCTGGTGGAGACGACGCCGGTGGCGATCGACCCCCAGACGGGCAACACTCTGCCGGATCGCTACATTGAGGGCACCTGCCCAATTTGTAAGGCGGCAGGCGCGCGCGGTGACCAGTGTGATAACTGTGGCAATCAGCTAGATCCGCAGGACCTCATCAGCCCGATCTCGAAGGTGTCGGGCATGCCGCCCGAGTTCAAAGAAACTGAGCACTACTTCCTCGACCTGCCCGGACTCGCCGGTGCACTGGAAGAATGGCTCGACGGGGTGGAAAAGGACGGCAAGTGGCGCCCGAACGTCATTGCGTTCTCGAAGCATCTCCTTGAGGACGTCCGCCCGCGCGCGATGTCCCGCGACATCTCGTGGGGCATTCCCGTCCCCGGCTGGGAGGACAAGCCCAACAAACGCCTGTACGTGTGGTTTGACGCCGTCGTCGGCTACTTGTCTGCCTCGATCGAGTGGGCCCGCCGTCGCGCCGCAGACGGTACCGGTTCAGCGGATGACTGGAAGCTGTGGTGGACCAACCCGGAGGCGCTCTCCTATTACTTCATGGGCAAGGACAACATCGTCTTCCATTCCCAGATCTGGCCTGCCGAGCTTCTCGCCTACAACGGTGAGGGCGCTAAGGGCGGATCGCCCGCTGACATGGGCCGCCTGAACCTGCCTACGCAGGTCGTGGCCTCGGAGTTCCTCACGATGGAAGGCAAGAAGTTCTCCTCCTCGAAGAACGTGGTGATTTACGTCCGGGACGTCCTGGAACGCTACCAGCCGGACGCCCTGCGTTACTTCATCTCGATTGCCGGCCCAGAAAGCCAGGATGCGGACTTCACCTGGTCGGAGTTCCTGCGTCGCAACAATTCGGAGTTGGTCGCTGGCTGGGGCAACCTCGTCAACCGCACAGCTGCAATGATTGCGAAGAACTTCGGCGAGATTCCCGCCCCCGGAGAGCTGGAGGACATCGATCGCGAGCTTCTCGACGCCGTCGGCGCAGGCTTCGAACGCGTGGGCGACCTCATCGGTAACCATTCCCAGCGCGCAGCCCTTGCCGAGATCATGCGGCTCGTGGGTGAGGCGAATGCTTACGTCGCCCGCACAGAGCCTTTCAAGCTCAAGGCCCCCGAGCAGCGCGAGCGCCTCGCCACTGTCCTGAATACCCTCATCCAGGCTGTCTCGGACCTGAACACGATGATGTGCGTTTTTCTACCGCATTCGTCTAATACGATCGACGCCGTCCTCGGCGGTGCGGGCGACATCGCCCCGATGCCGCAGATTGTGGAGGCATCGGACCTGGATTCGGGACACCCCTATCCGATCATCACGGGCGACTACTCCAACGTGCGGACCTGGGAGCGCCGCGTCGTCACCCCAGGCACACCGATTGCGAAGCCGAAGCCGGCCTTCGTCAAGTTGGACGAGTCGATCGTGGCTGAGGAGCTTGAGCGTTTGGGGATCACTGAGTAGATGGGTGATTCGACGTCGAAGAAGGATCGTCGGCGGGCCTATCCGGAGATTCCGGAGCCCCTGGCGGTTCCGATCGTTGACAACCACACGCACATTTATCCCGACCCCGCGCCAGACCCTGGTCACGATACGCCGGTTCAGCGCCTGAATAACGCTGGGAGCTGGAAACCTCCAATCCTCCTCGAGAACCTCCGAGCGGGGATGGCTCGGGCGGGCGTGCGCGCGGCGATCAGCTCGGGCTGTGAGTACCCTGACCTCGAGTGGACCCGTGACCTCGCTCGAGACGTCCCGGAGATTTGGGCGGCGCTCGCCATCCATCCAAACGAGGCGCCGCTGCACGACGGCGTCGTGGAAGTTGCCCCCGACGGCCTGGAACCGCGTGTAGCGGAGCACCACGCCGTCTCTTTGGAGGATGCAATCGCGCGCGTGGCCGAGTTCGGTGCAGACGACGCCGTCGTGGCAGTTGGCGAAACCGGGCTCGACTACTTCCGCACAGGTGAGGCAGGGAAAGCTGCGCAGAAACGCGCCTTCCGGGAGCATATCGCGCTCGCAAAAGAGCTGGGCAAGCCGATGCAGATTCACGACCGCGACGCGCACGCCGACGTCGTGGACCTTCTGCTGCGTGACGGCGCCCCCGAACGTACGGTCTTCCACTGTTTTTCCGGCGACGCCGAGTTGGCGGCGATCTGCAAGGAGCACGGCTGGTATGCGTCTTTTGCAGGTCCGGTGACCTACCCGCCGAACGGGTACCTACGTGAGGCGTGCGCGCTCCTACCAGATGAGCTCATTTTGGTGGAGACGGATGCTCCCTATCTGACCCCAGCGCCCTTCCGGGGACAACCGAACGCGGCCTGGGCTGTGGTGTATACCGCTGCCTATCTGGCCGGGCTGCGCGGGATGCCGGTTGAGCAGTTTTGCGCGCAGGTGGATCGGACAACCCGGCAGGTGTACGGCATCTGAGCGCGCGGTGCCCAATCAGGCTTCCGTTTCACATTTTTCCAATACAGAGCGCGATTTCTTGCACAACCCAGTTGCATCAGATAACAATTTGGTTACAATCAATCTCAGTATTGTTACGGGAAGCTGGTTTACTGGCTTTTGGTAGACGCATTGACTGGAGACGTTTTGACAGACCATTCGAGCAGCGGGGGATTCGTGTTCGATTCCCATCTCTTGGACAATCCCCCCAAGCCAGGTTCGCGCCGCGCTCGGCGTATGGCTGAGCGCCTACACGCGAGCCAGTCGGCCGACACCGCGGAGATCCCGCCCGTCAATGCCGCTACTTCAGCTCCCTGTGCCGAGCAGATGAGCTTGGTTACCTCGCGCGCCAAGAAGGTCCCGGCACCTCGGCAACACCGCTACACGAGGATGATGCGCGTCGCTGGTGTTGCCTCGCTCACGGTCTTTGCGGCGGGTGGCACGTCCGGCGTTCCGGGCGTCGAGGTTCCCCGCGTGGAGCAGGCGGTCGCCGCTGTCGTGAATCAGGCCAGCTCGGCACCAGTCACGGCAGCTGCTGACGTCGCTTTTGACGTGATGGTTGACGGTACGACGACGCGCGTCAACGCCAGCTCCGGCATCACCTACGCTGTGGCACTTGCCCAGGCAGGTATTGAAATTGGGGCGCGCGATGAGGTGTCGGTCTCCCTCGCCGACGCCGTCAGCGCGGAGCCAGTCACGATTGTTCGGGTGTCAACAAAGACGGTCTTCGAGGACTACAAGATCCCGTTCGAGACCACCCGGGTGGAAACTAACGAGCTCGCTGAGGGGGAG from Trueperella pyogenes includes these protein-coding regions:
- a CDS encoding transposase — encoded protein: MVKKFSKHTPEQIVGKLDKAREMKESGSTTAQILTTLGISEATLNRWQVAYGAMTKSEAKELQRLREENTRLKRLLGQAELAKAAWKELSQRYF
- a CDS encoding dolichyl-phosphate-mannose--protein mannosyltransferase: MNVTTRDENDIRARLGLLPKGATLPTQIRLYGWIVTAIAGLVATLTRLPRLNHPHAMVFDETYYVKGAYSLLNFGYERNWEGDNQNDLFVMGDLSALEDKPDRWVHPPFGKWLMGIGMRIFGDDNGFGWRATTAILGVVAVMLLVRVALHLFHSVTLAAIAGLAMALDGMGITMARTGLLDNMLMFFVLAAFWAILRDRAFTRTRLAERVAQSGAPMSAAAVPLRPMRWGPRVLARPWLVLAGVFLGLACGVKWSGAYAIAVFGLMVFFWGAAARKAIGARLWFGAGVWREGIPAFFQLVPTAIAVYVASWFSWFAHPIGWDRQWAAQHPSELPLPWAPDVVNSFIHWHQASMEFHRGLSSPHTYQSQPWAWIIQFRPVSFFWRAGEDVTVDSCPSDDCVLAITSVGNPFVWWIGALALVVVLWAAIRRRDWRAWAILAGYLAMYAPWFLYLNRTIYQFYAISFLPFVALALAFGVGWATRILGPARFIRPPSNNLIGPFPSGPHELLPTLVDSRPTSRAAWWVIGFVVGLILIAALFWMPLWWATPVPRWFWKLHMWMPSWV
- a CDS encoding integrase core domain-containing protein, which produces MTNSDKTNSIENLEHAQMLVAQWSRRYNDFHPHSSLSYLSPQKYAEQWRQENTVNA
- a CDS encoding metallopeptidase family protein, with translation MAVEMTDERFEELVGEALDELPEQFASQLENLVFLVADEPSEEQLKESHGEDLLGLYEGIALTDNDFFGIAEPNRIWIFRGPTLRMCETEEEVAEEVMVTVFHEVAHHFGIDEDLLWETGWA
- a CDS encoding TatD family hydrolase; this translates as MGDSTSKKDRRRAYPEIPEPLAVPIVDNHTHIYPDPAPDPGHDTPVQRLNNAGSWKPPILLENLRAGMARAGVRAAISSGCEYPDLEWTRDLARDVPEIWAALAIHPNEAPLHDGVVEVAPDGLEPRVAEHHAVSLEDAIARVAEFGADDAVVAVGETGLDYFRTGEAGKAAQKRAFREHIALAKELGKPMQIHDRDAHADVVDLLLRDGAPERTVFHCFSGDAELAAICKEHGWYASFAGPVTYPPNGYLREACALLPDELILVETDAPYLTPAPFRGQPNAAWAVVYTAAYLAGLRGMPVEQFCAQVDRTTRQVYGI
- the metG gene encoding methionine--tRNA ligase codes for the protein MSKILSAVAWPYANGPRHIGHVAGFGVPSDVFSRYMRMRGHDVLMVSGTDEHGTPILVAADKEGVSPQELADKNNRIIVEDLVNLGLSYDLFTRTTTANHEQVVQDLFRGCRDNGYMLVETTPVAIDPQTGNTLPDRYIEGTCPICKAAGARGDQCDNCGNQLDPQDLISPISKVSGMPPEFKETEHYFLDLPGLAGALEEWLDGVEKDGKWRPNVIAFSKHLLEDVRPRAMSRDISWGIPVPGWEDKPNKRLYVWFDAVVGYLSASIEWARRRAADGTGSADDWKLWWTNPEALSYYFMGKDNIVFHSQIWPAELLAYNGEGAKGGSPADMGRLNLPTQVVASEFLTMEGKKFSSSKNVVIYVRDVLERYQPDALRYFISIAGPESQDADFTWSEFLRRNNSELVAGWGNLVNRTAAMIAKNFGEIPAPGELEDIDRELLDAVGAGFERVGDLIGNHSQRAALAEIMRLVGEANAYVARTEPFKLKAPEQRERLATVLNTLIQAVSDLNTMMCVFLPHSSNTIDAVLGGAGDIAPMPQIVEASDLDSGHPYPIITGDYSNVRTWERRVVTPGTPIAKPKPAFVKLDESIVAEELERLGITE
- a CDS encoding DDE-type integrase/transposase/recombinase, producing the protein MGLSRSAYRRARTGDSVPDKYAELRKWMHEFAKDHRRWGYRRAWRNALADGYVVCRETFRRIWREEGLRVLPRKKRKHLVAATQRDVPAGQHPRDVWALDFQFDSTWHGKTIKICNIIDEYTREHVAFAVDTKIDAGAVIELLDLACLDQGGRPRVIRMDNGPEFIACALKEWAGEDETIQAFIPPGQPWHNGYVESFHNRIRDEL
- a CDS encoding G5 domain-containing protein, yielding MAERLHASQSADTAEIPPVNAATSAPCAEQMSLVTSRAKKVPAPRQHRYTRMMRVAGVASLTVFAAGGTSGVPGVEVPRVEQAVAAVVNQASSAPVTAAADVAFDVMVDGTTTRVNASSGITYAVALAQAGIEIGARDEVSVSLADAVSAEPVTIVRVSTKTVFEDYKIPFETTRVETNELAEGEEKVQTPGTAGAGKRNFQVTYRDGVESARMLLVETVSAEPVAEVVRVGVRPAASAVPPSAPVPPGSARQTAQGMLANYGWGADQWPCLDALWQRESGWNAAAANRSSGAYGIPQALPGSKMASAGADWKTNPATQIAWGLGYISGRYGSPCGAWNHSQSRGWY
- the rsmI gene encoding 16S rRNA (cytidine(1402)-2'-O)-methyltransferase, with protein sequence MIVLAATPLGNDADASPRLRSELEGADLIAAEDTRRLLNLAGRLGLTLRAKVTPYHEHNESEAAPQLLEAARSGRRVVVVTDAGMPSVSDPGYRLVSRAATESVPVTVVPGPSAVLTALALSGLASDRFTFEGFPPRKDGEQRTYFASLAAEPRTMIFFESPRRLAGTLATMHDALGPDRRAAVCRELTKTFEEVKRGSLAELVGWATDIRGEITVVVEGAPARINDAGPHVAEVLALHEAGLRLKDAAAHVAARENIRKKELYELALAAK